One Elaeis guineensis isolate ETL-2024a chromosome 10, EG11, whole genome shotgun sequence genomic window carries:
- the LOC105052158 gene encoding uncharacterized protein encodes MDDGEVLEYDNQRPWSPGSYGGSGGGGTSIHITALDGIINVNSLFTLAVFVGLAWNPSDPADGGLPSGDCAAGNRAEERLVSFHVLAFASFLFSSLVALCLKQAVRLVHPPTRGSRAARINRAALRGGILASAVGSVFGCGFLMLALVNMVEIKLGRLGCGGAASVGAVIPLVTLIPAAMIIYTAIVFYAFTR; translated from the coding sequence ATGGACGACGGAGAAGTACTAGAATACGATAACCAGCGGCCGTGGAGCCCCGGATCCTACGGCGGCAGCGGCGGCGGTGGGACCAGCATCCACATTACAGCGCTGGATGGCATCATCAACGTCAACTCCCTCTTCACCCTCGCCGTCTTCGTCGGCCTGGCCTGGAATCCCTCCGACCCCGCTGACGGCGGCCTGCCCTCCGGCGACTGCGCCGCCGGCAACCGGGCGGAGGAGCGCCTTGTCTCCTTCCACGTCCTCGCCTtcgcctccttcctcttctccagCCTCGTCGCCCTCTGCCTCAAGCAGGCCGTCCGCCTCGTCCACCCGCCGACCAGGGGCTCCCGCGCGGCGCGCATCAACCGGGCGGCGCTTCGCGGTGGCATCCTGGCCTCCGCCGTCGGTTCGGTGTTCGGGTGCGGATTCCTGATGCTGGCCCTCGTTAATATGGTCGAGATCAAGCTGGGGAGGCTCGGTTGCGGTGGCGCCGCCTCCGTGGGGGCCGTGATCCCTCTCGTTACCCTCATCCCCGCTGCCATGATCATCTACACCGCCATCGTTTTCTACGCCTTCACTCGCTAA